attttttatataatttcaaaaaaaatgctttgtaaagtaaaaaaaatatttttaaacattaagtaatttcaataaaattttgtaacataaaaaaatgcatctattaaattataattttctaatgctaaaaattaatattaatatttcaccataaatttaaaagaatacgaaaaattaaataaatgaaaaaaaaactgagACAAGCTAAAAAGTGGTAACCCTAACAGTTTTTGGTATTCCCTAGTGCTATTTGATATCCTCTCATAATTTTTTGATACTTTCTTATTGTCCCTTTATAATTTTtgatatttccttttttttttaattcctcaTGATTTTTGGtggtttctcaattttttttttatatttcatcgTAGTTTTTGGTGGTTCCTTCTGTTTTTTTTGGGTACtttcttatatttattttgtaatatatatcataaaattttttatttccttaAAATATTTAGTATTTCTTCATAATTTTTAGTATACCTTCAAAAATTTTTTATGGTTTCAAAATAATGATTTGGTACGAGATATAGTTTTGgagtaaaaaatattaattttaaatattaataaaatttaatggaATTACGGGAggtaaagaaataaatgaaacaaatttaatAAGACAAACCAATATTGGTAGTCctcatttatttttttgatattctGTCGTAAATTTTTGGtactttcaaatatatattttttctgtaATTGTCATATATTTTTGGTATTCTTTCATAATTTTTGGAGTAATAGAAACATGAAAgactgaaaaaaaaataaagtgagTACAAAACATTACAAGGAACTACCAAATACTATTTCGTTTTATAAaatttgctttatttatttattgttaaaatttaaatattattactataaataacaAACAAAATTTATTAGTAtgcaaaaaatatttattttatacaaaaaaattaatattcaagttaaaattttattttaaaaatatatcagAAATTCTGATGACATACTAAAAATTAAGAGGGAATATTTTTAGAATGAATATCCAAAATTACGAGAgaatttattattcaaatattttagGTAACCCATTTACAAATTGAAGAGAGCCCGTGGCAAGCTCAGTATAATGAGATTTACGTagaatttgagtaaaaatatggttgacaaaattcataataattaataataaccataaatataactatattttctataaatattattttaaaaataaatgatgaGATAAGAGAAGTTTTGAGTggtaaatttttttccaaaaactcgTGATTCTTATTCAATactccataaaattttaatactagTGTGATATTTTTTAAACGTGTTGTTggtcaaatatttttaaaaatcccTGTAcatgagtttttgatgaatttagtCAATCATTTTCTTGAAATATGGTTTGTTAAATAATTTGACctgatttattttaatatttttgtatggCTAGATAAAGTTAATTGGAGAactaaaaacatatatttcaaaAACCAGAGATAAAAATGATCAATtataataaaaatggttaatccATAAAAAAACCCATAATCCAAGGACTTTGAATTAAATTCATCCTTTTTGTTATTTATCGTTACTAAATCGGTAGTGAGTGACAAGAAACTCGGGGAGCTCGAGAAAGGAAGAAAACCGACACGTGGCAGTATAATGAGAGAAAAAGGTGACGACTTTGTAGTGACCACTAATCCAACAGTTCAGATCTTGCCATCTCGGTTTAAGTCAATAATAACCGTCGGATCGAGAGAGGATGAACAGTTTGGATTCGAGCATGATTGCAGTCAGGGATCGTGGCCGTCCATTAGGGTTAGTAGTGGGTTTCGTTGAGTAATAAAATATAGCGAAAAGATGATGATGAGATTAGAACATTAAAAAAAAGgtggaaagagagagagagagagagagagaggggagaAATAAGAGAAAGCTAAGATCTTTGATAACTATAGTGAATCGGTTTTCTCACCGGAGATAATCGCCGGAGCTTCTTTCCGGTGAATTATGGTATATTTTGCCGTCTGACTGACGAGTGTCATGCAATCAGTCTTGTTTCTTTAATAATTAgtggtttatttaatttattatcagCAAGACGAGTTAATTTTACAGAGATGGATAGAACCAGAGAAGCGAGGAGAGTCAGTATGGCGTCCGCCGCCACGACCAATGGCCTTTCACGGCGGCGTCATAGGACTAGCTCTCTCAGAGACTCCCCAGGTTATTTTGAAATCAGATCTGGCTTTTCATTTATTCTTCTTCTCTAACGATGTCGTTTTAGTGATTTcctgattttgtttttttttttttggattgcaGAGGAAGACGGACCGGTGGAGACGCATGAAACGGCGCGTTTAAGGGATCGAAAGAAGGACAGAGATAGGGAACGAGAAAGATATAGAGAAAGGGAAAGAGATCGGTTGAGTAGAACCAGTAAGAGAAGAAGAGGCGATAGATTGATGAGTAATAGAGGAGATGGAGGTGATGGTACTTCTGAAGAAAGCGTAAACGATGATGAAGATGACGACGACGAAGACAGCGGCGGAACCGGCGGTGTTGGCTCTGTTCGGACGGTTTCGCCGAACATCATCGCTGGGTCTTTGTCGATGTCTAATCATCATCACCATAACCATCATCACCACCAGCTGCAGCAACATCAGCAGCATCAACATCGAAAGAGTTTTCCACCGCCGGTGAAAGTTATTAGAACAACACCATCGGCGGGGATGACTGCCAGTATGACAACGAGTACGTCTACATGGAAACCGGCCGATGAAATGATTGGTGTATCGGTGCCTAGAAAAGCTCGGTCAGGTAGAGGTGGAAGAGATTAACGAAATTCtggtttttttttctcattttttgttCTGTATTTTTGTTCTTTTCAATTACTGATTTCTTGTATTTTCTCCCCTTTTTAATCTTCTCTTTTGTAGCTACTAAAAGGTCTCATGAATGGGCATCAAGCGGCGGCGGCGGCGTTGGTGTTTTAGGCGGTGAACAAATTCACCGTCAAGCTTCAACTTCGCCGGTAAGGACAGGTGTAACCGGGGCGTTGACGTCACCATCTCCTGCTCCGGCCTCTCCATCTTCTTCCAGTGCTTCTATGAGGAAGAAGATGGTCAGTTTTCTCATTAAAATCTTCCTCTTAATTCTTTTGTTTTCTGGGGTTTCGCTTATGTTCAATTCAGTGACAAAGGTTTTGTTTCTGATGTAGAAGCCTAATGCTAACGGAACAAAGCAAAGGCCACCGAAGTCGTCGTCGAAATCTTCGTCTTCAGCTCAGGAGGAGATTGAGATCGAGATTGCTGAGGTTTTATATGGTATGATGAGACAGCCACAAGTCCCATCTAAGCAAGAAATAATCGGGAACGATTCGGCCAAATTTGATTCAAGAGAAGTTAATAAACCCAATAATGACTCTAAATCAGTCGTCTCTTCGCCGATCTCCATCTCCCCATCAACTCTTCCTCAATCATCCTCTATTTTGCCTTCATATTCTAGCTCCTCTGCTACTCCTATGTCTGCAATTGGTTCGTAACCTTCAGCTTTAGAAGGAAACGCAAGCCTTTTTTTGCCTTTTTGAGCAATTGACTAACTGATATTGATTTGGGTGTATATTCATTTTGCAGCTCCAAAGAGGAAAAGACCAAGACCGGTGAAGTATGAGGATGAGAATACGACTACAACGACACCTCCACCTCCTATTTTCCCTCCTAGACATAGTTCCATTTCATCTACTACAACTAAGGTTGAAATTGATCAACCAGCTAAAGTTGAAGCAACTTCTCCCAATTTGGAGAAAAATTCAGGACCCGTGGCTGAAAATGATAGCGGTGCTTGCGATTTGATGAGTTCTTCAAAAGCTGGACCAGTTTCATCAGAGTTGGTTCAAGCGGAACCAGTGAAAGAAGAGAAGAATAATTTGGCACTGGATTCTAAGCCTTCGACTGAAGAATCTGAGAGTAGAGATATCGGTATCGGTAATAAAGAAGAGTCTCAATCGCCAAAGAAGGAATCTTTATCATCTCCTGCTGATAATCCTTCTTCCGCTGGTCTGCCATTGGATGACGAGCGTGAGAAATCGACAGTGACAAAAGCGTGAGCATTATCCCCTTTTacccatttcttctttttttttctttttgaaggtTCGGAAAATTTCTTATTTGGAAATTTCGTGTTTCAGGAATTCAACAGTTTGTGAGAATGAGAGTCAGCGGGAAGAGAAGTTCCAGATAGATCTGATGGTGTGGATcctgtttttattaaaagatccAAGCGTTTTCTCCCCCTTCAATTATTGACTAtgcatttcctttttttttttttggtgtttaggCACCTCCTCCATCTAGATCATCTCCAGAAAGGGAAGGTGAGACTGATGTTGGGGCTTCAGATCCTAAGCCAGTGGCCGCAGATGTGGAATTGGTGAGTCACCTAGCTTTCACCTATCTTTTGGTATGGTGTTGCATAAAAAATTGAAGGTTTTTCGCTTGTTTGCATGTGCAGGAGATGAAGTCTTTGGTGAATGAAGATGACAAAAGAATGAAAATTGGGAAGGGAGATGTGAATGTGGAAGTTGAGGATAACAATAAGAAGGCCCAACCTAGTGCTGAAGAAGCTGATTCGCAGAAGCCTGTTGTAAATAAAGAAAGGAATCTTGATCTCCAGCTTGATTTGGAGAAATCTGACAGAGATAGTGGTTCAGGTAGTGTTAGTGGGAACAAGCTCAACCACCATGTTCAAAAGCTACATCATCAACATCCTAGTGTAGAGAAAACTGGTAAAattgactttattttttttaaagaagaaattttcccttctttttctctcTGGGAAAATTTCCCTCTCCTTTTGTTGCTAAtctagaggtttttttttttccagCACATTCTGGTTCTTTACCTTTGCCGATGTCAATTGCTAGCTGGCCTGGTGGACTTCCTCCAATGGGGTATAGCTGGGTTGATTTGATATTGGTTTTCTACCATTCTGGCATTTATAGATCCAAATAAGTGGTTTAGATGTTATAATGGAGAGGATGGggcatgaattttttttctttttttccttagCAGATACATGGCTCCTCTACAAGGTGTTGTATCCATGGAGGGGAGCGCTGTGTCTTCAGCTGCTATCCAGGCATGTCGCTGTGTTTTTTTATGTTCGTAGCTCttgatttcttatttttatttattttactaatttatcttgaaattttggaCTTTTTCAGCCTCCACATTTGCTTTTTTCTCAACCGAGGCCAAAGAGATGTGCAACCCATTGCTACATTGCACGGAATATTCACAAGCACCAGCAAATGATGAAGATGAATGCTTTCTGGCCGGCAGCACCTGGTTCAGCTTCACTGTATGGCCCAAAGGCTTGTAATCTAAATGTTGTACCGCCTTCAGAATTGCATGGAAACATTCCTGGGAGAGGGGTGAATTCTGTGCAAGAGAAGGGGCAGGGTCTTGCAATTTTTCCTGGTCATGTGTGCAAAGATAAAAGTTCTACGGCTGCTAACAACATGGTGGATGCCGCACAGAGAAAGCAAATAATGCTCCAGCAAGCTCTACCCCCAGGAGCACCCAATAATATCATGGTAGGCTTTTGGCCAGAAAAAAAAAGGCCTCTTTTTTCTTGTCTGATTTGTATGCAGTGTCGTTATAATTGCACAATTATATCTCAACTGtccttttgaaaattttcttgttgGTTATTCAATTTCAGCAAGGCCCTGCTTTTATTTTCCCATTGAACCAGCAGGCTGCTGCAGCATCTGTCCGACCTGGGTATGTGAAATCTCCTCCTGCTGCTTGTAGCACAGCTGCATCGAGTACATCTAACTCTGCCTTACTAAGTGCCACCCCAGCTGGTGCAACTGCAGCCCCGGCATTTAGCTTCAACTACCCAAATATCACAGGCAATGAAACTCAATACTTGGCAATTCTGCAGAATAATCCCTATCCATTTCCAATTCCTGCACATGTTGGGGCGCCACCTGCTTATCGTGGGAATCATGCTCAACCTATGCCTTTTATTCATGGATCTTTCTATTCTTCCTCTCAAATGCTTCACCCTTCACAGCTtcaacaacagcagcagcaacagCCACCCACACAGTTTCAACAAAGCCAACAAGGTCATCAGAACACTAGCATGTCCAGTGGTTCATCCTCCTCCCAGAAGAATTTGCAGAACCAGCAGCAGAGGTCACATGGAGGTGATGTCAGTAGTGGCAGTGGAAACTCTCAAGTGTTTCATGCCTCTAAAAAGGATTCACCTCATCCCTTACAACTATGGCAACAGCAGCAACAGCCGAGTCAGAATGATTCTCATCAACCTAGGCAACTTGATGGTGAATCAGATGGCAAAGATGGCCCATCAACTGCTACTGATAGCAGAGTATCTCGTTCAAATATGAATATCTATGGTCAGAATTTTGCTATGCCTGTACAGCCTTCAAACTTTGCTTTGATGACCGCTGCTTCAATGAATTCTGGTGGTAATTATGGGGAAAAGAAGCAACAGACACAGCAGCAGTCACAACAGCTAGGCTCAAAGGCTGGAGTCGAGCCTCTTGCATCTCAAGCTTTTGCAATGTCATTTTCATCTGCTAATGGTACTACTGCTCCTGGCCTTGGTATTTCTTCCCTAGCACCGAATCATGCAATTCTTCAGAGCCATCCAGGAAGTACAAGGCAAGGCTATCAGCATATTATGGCTGCTCAACAGAAGAAGGATAATTATCATGCTTATGAAGAAGGGAAGCGTGGAACTCATGATGCATCCAATGTGCAAGAAGAAAAGAAGGCAGGAAAAAGTTCAGGCACCGCTGGGCAGTCCATTGCCTTCTCCAGGCCAAATATGCCTGATTCAAGTGATTCCACTCTTGCAGGCAAAGATGTCATCGATAGTTCTATCTGTACGCTTGGCTCTGCTCCTGCTCGAACTTCAGGGCCTGTTATGCCCGCTTCAATCGTTAGTGTTAATGTTGCTAATGCGCAGCAGCAACTTCAGCGGAATCAACAGCAGCAGCTCCAATTCGGGACTGCTTCTGCTCCTCGGAGTAAGACACCAGCAACAAGTAATGGAAGTGCTTACCCTGATCACTTTCACTCTTCATCTATAGCTGCCAAGTTTTCGAATGTGCTGTCTGCATATCCTCAAAATCTAATACAAAGCAGCAGCAGTCCTGCTCAGTCTCCTCAATGGAAGAATTCTGTGAGGACAACTAGCTCTCAAGTTCCTTCTCAATCTCTACCATCAACTTCATCCCTCAAGAATATTTCCCAGCAACAAGGTCGGCCACAGCAAAGCCCCACACAGATTTCTTTTGCTGCTAATCCTAAATCACCACAAGGTCAACAGCCTCTTAGTAGCACTCCTTCCCCTTCTCCAATGATGGTTGGCTCTCCCACAACTTCGCTCTCCAGGAGTGCTGGTGGTAGCCCAAGGACAACAGGTTCCTCTTCCACCAGCAACAAAGGTGGCCAAGCATCTGGTTTATCATCCCAACAAGCTAAGAACTCACCGACTGTGCCTAGTCAGAAGTCATCTCCTATTGGTGGGAGTAATGTGCCATCTGTCCTGGGAAACCCTCACATAAGTTCATCTTCAAATATGGGAGCCAAGCCTCAAGTGGCACTACAGCATCAGCAACATCAAAAGCATTCACTTCATCAAGGGCAGCTGTTCTTCCCAAATGCTTACATGCAGGCTCAAGCTCAACATTCACCAAGTTCGACAACACCTGCAACAACAGCAAGTGCATATTATGTTCAAAGACAACAGCAGACTCTACCTCTGGGTTCATCAACAACTTCATCAACTTCGATGTTATCGTTGTGTTCTCCGGTTACTCTTGCCAACAGCGGCACCACCGACCCTGCAAAAGCTGTAGCAGCTGCTGTGGCAAGCAACATGAAAGGTGGGTTGGCATCCCAGGGACTTATCAATCCTGCACAATTTGCTTCTCCACAATCCACTGGAAAGTCACATCAGCTGGTACCAGGCTTCCCATGTGTTCATGCTGTCCCTTCGGCTGTTCAGGTAAAACCAGCAGAACAGAAACAACCTGCTGGTGAGTAAAATTCTCCCCTTTTTTGCTTCAATATTGCTTCCCCCGTATAGTGAACAAGAAGAAGAAGGTACGGAATGAAAACCGAATCAATGATATCGGGGGGCGGGGGGGACCAAATCATGAAAGATAAACTGGTTTCTTGCCCAGAAAGGACAGCAGCAGCCAAAACAGGAGGATATGAAtgaagctatatatatataatgtggcTTAGAACTCACTCAACCCACAATTTTGCAAAGTGATGGGGGAAAGATTTTCTTTGTGGAATGTGCTTACTCATGTGTATCCACCAAACATGTAGACTTTTGTTTATAATCTTTGACATGGTTGATCCCTGATAtgcattttgtaattaaatttgattGGTTTGATGAGGCAGATGATGgaggattaaaaaaaaaaagaaaaagaaaggaaaggttGCCAAAATATTTTGTAgggcaaagaaaaaaaagatggtaGGGGGGATGAGGAAAAGCAGACAACTTTTCCATCTTTTGGGGCTATATTGTAGgggttcttttttctttctttcttttattgtttGAAATTTCCAGAAAAGAAATCAGTAAACAAATCTTTGGAACATAATGATGCTAAACTGAATGGTGTATATGTGTGACACATATTAAAGATCACATATTTTTGTCTCCTTTTTGATTATTATGTAAAACATGCCACTTAGGCCTTGGCTTTGATTCCATCCCTTTTGGTTTGATCTTTTACTGTCCTcttaattgataaaattgaaAGCAAAGAGAGATGATGATTTGGTGAAAAGGAGCTATGGATAGGATGATATTTGTTGTGGGAGGATGGGATGAGGTGGCTAAACTTAAGCCTGCCACTTACCACCATCAAAAGCAAATCGACTTTGTATTATTTTTGAAGTGTGGGGCCCATTCCCATTTCTCTTTTTTCATTGACAAACAAAATCAGATTGTTTTGAGTTTGCCTTGTGATGCCCACCTctttacttaattattttaataaatatttccGGATTTATAATATTCAACATTCTCTCCACTACTTCCACGTCACCTTAATGCACACTTAACTATAATCATCATTTGATAATTACAAAATTGACGTGGTATTTTATGTTCCCAAAATTGCCCTCCGCCTCCCTTCAAAGCAGAAGACAAGTAGCTACTTCCTTACCTGTAAGGATGACTTTTCATGATGCTCTTCTTCACACGTGTTCacattcctttcctttttctcctTTACTTGTCAACCCATTTTTAACCAAGTTATAATTCTATATAAAtctaattttaccatttcaactgTTTTTAATTTGCATTTAACTTCCGTATGGGGTCTTGTTGTCTCCAATACCTCTGCTGCTGAAAggctttatttcaatttttaatttcccatttttattatctttattaaatgatattgtgtttcaataaaaaaaatattactttttaaaagCTGTTAAATATATGGTTATAATTAATCATTACATACTGCTGGACTTAAACATAACATCTTAAACTTTCTAATATTCAAAATTATTAGTATCacaaatgtaataaaataaattatataacatgtgaTCAAGGTATTTCATGATGTGGGAATGGGGCCACTTCccaaaaagaacaaataaatcAAATGGCTTCTTAATATAACATTAACTTAATCCATCATTTCACTATATTTATGTGGACAGTTGCAACTAGGTGAATGTATTCACAGGTCGCTTTATTAtaggaattttattaaattaattcttttatttaaattaatattaatataatacatgtagtgaaaaaaattaaattataatataaaacataatataatttaaatatataaataattgatatgttaaaaatcttaatatttgatacactgacagtgtattttttatttgataaatagttttaaaaaatagtcATGTctcttttttgtttaaaaattttactatacTCTAATAAAACAACACTTGTCAATCTTTTGACCCTATTTGTAGGGTTTAAAAATTTCACTCACAGCataccaaatatttttttatattaaaatggtTAACAATTGACGTTTATTTCAAGAAGTGGTAAAAACTTTTATCAGACACTTAGATGATTTGATTCAAATAATGTAATTGATAAAACAAACcatattaaaatgtttaaaaatatataaaaacatcatatatatatatatcaaattataattaacatattaaaatggtttaatccctctatttttttatactctttgaatttttaaaatttaatccctctatttttattttttaggataGCCCATTTATTTGTCTTAACATCATTAatggatttttcttaaattttcattaaattttttattttaattgataataagtattcaaatttaacataaattaattACCAATGTtactaatttgattttattttttaaatcaaacaagtataatagttaattttttaaaatcaaaagtagagatactaaattaaaaaaaatgaaaagtacaCATACCGGGGACAAAAATaaacctattaaaataaaaataaataatattaatatgcaGGATGAACTCAAAACTAGAGGAAGaaaatatttgttgtttttggaaAAGGGTCCTACAAAAAGGAATCATTAAACGGAAAAGAGTGATTGGGcgaaaaaaagaaacaagtaaACGAGTGCCccccaaattattatttttaatcaaagcCTCTTTCACATTCGTGACACGTGTCTGTTGTAGAATAGCTAAAACATccggttttattttaatttatttttggtcaATTATAAATcagaatttgaaattaaatcaagttttttttttggtcggctttttttactaaaatattacgaaaataataatattttattaaaataagggtAAAATATTTAGTATACTTTTAGACTCTATAAATATGATTAGAATGTTGACAAGtgtcttataaaaatataataaaatatttaaaacaggAAGACATATGACAATTTTTTAGAAttgtttgtgaaataaaaaagatACAGCTAGTGTACCAAATATTAACCGTGACATATGTCattttttagaaataattatattgataatttattataTCCTTATAGAATATTTGTCAAACTCCTGATCATTCTTGTAGAGTTTAAAGACTACACAGATAATgtaacaaatattttctcaaaaataatatgttttgaatagtactttgaatttttatattttaatatccaAATGGTCATTATTGATTGCGAAATTGGATTCCAAGGTGATAGAGATTTTTTATCTTTATCAGATTGATATCTAACCTGCCAAGAACCCAAATCGTCAGGTTTAATATTCTCAAACCACTATCGGTAGAGataatttaatgttaaatttactttaaaaaaaactgTTCATTTCATATTATATTGGTAAATAATTTTAAggcatattatttaaaattttataatatttaagtaaaagaATATTGTTTTGTCCCTATATCGATGATGGCTAGATAATATGTTGATTTAGGGGTGGCACAAATCTTTGAAACCGATAGTTTTGAATTGCCTTGAGCTATTGGgacaattattttattaaaaaaattgggttTCGGATTGATTTTTCAATTAGAATTTTCAGAGTCGATTCTTTATGTAAAAATTGTCTTGCTTGCCTCCGTATCTTTAAGAAAGCAACCTCCTTTTTACTgctataactatttttttttatgtattttaaattttaaattttataatgatttataacatgtttttttttaattttatgtatttcTTTATAATTCTTTTAGCTTTacagaaaattttataatatttatttaatttaattttgtaaaattaaatttatttttgagacAGATGGGGAAAGTTATTTCATAGTCAAAGGACAAAACAAAAGTTCTTAATAGAACTAAAATCAATGTGCGAAAATATACggcaaattatatatatttattcaattataaaaaaaattattttagatatttaaaataaaaaaattataatttaaatattcacATTCATTTTGACCGTTTCcattaaaaactttaataaaaatatgacataacaTTTTTTTTGACACGAGAATCAATCATTAAATATCATACTATACAATTTACCTTTGCATACTACTTAAGCGGATTAAAATATAATCTACACAATAATAATTATTAACCAAAATAAACCATCTTGTTATTTTCTCGGTTTGGGTTCCGAACCATCCCAGCAGTCGCTGACCTAGCCCCGTCCTAAGTTGTCTCCTCCCAATCGACTCAACCGCTGCTTCCCCGCTCTGCTCAGTTATCCAATTCCGGTATTTTCAAGTGACTTGTTGTTTTCGAGATACAACTCTGTCAAAGCTTCTAGATTACCTAAACTAGAAGGAATTGCTCCTTCAAGCTTGTTGTTTTCAAGTCCTTTAGAGGGAGACCAGATATTCCATATTGGGTGGTATCTCCCCACCTAGTTGGTTGTTTTGCAGCCTTAAAAATCCAAGTATAGGCATGTGACCAAaatttgatcgaaaaaggtatCTCTCCCTCTTGATGATTAGCATCCAAATACATGACTAAAATGAATGTTAGATTGTTTATTGAAGCTGGAATTTCCCCACACAAAAGATTCTTTGAAAGAATTGGCATGAAGGTAAATGCGTAAGGTTTGTCAAGTTAATATGACCAATGAGGGAATTGGCACGAAGGTAAATGCATGAGGTGAAGCAGGAATACTACCAGTGAATCTATTTGAATGAAAAAGTAAAGCATTGACATTTTAAGACAACCAAGGGTAGGAGGAAGAAACCCAGATAATCTTTTCTCATGCAACTGAAGTTCTTCAAGTTTTAAAAGCTCGCCAATGCTTTCCGGCACTGACCCTCTCTAGGCCCGGCCTTGGGGTTGTTTCAGAGTACAGCTGCCGAGGGCCCAAGGCTGGAAGGGCccaaaaaaactatttttttcagcttttaatgtcggaaattttttttttagatttttcatCATAAATGTTTCATCTCCTAGgcccccaaaatttttaatttttattgtattacattttataacttttttaaaatggAACCAATTTTTGTTTCGTCTAAGGTCCAAAAATATCAAGAACGGGCTTGACTCTCTCATCTTGTTTCCATAA
This window of the Gossypium hirsutum isolate 1008001.06 chromosome A09, Gossypium_hirsutum_v2.1, whole genome shotgun sequence genome carries:
- the LOC121203125 gene encoding protein TIME FOR COFFEE isoform X6, whose protein sequence is MDRTREARRVSMASAATTNGLSRRRHRTSSLRDSPEEDGPVETHETARLRDRKKDRDRERERYRERERDRLSRTSKRRRGDRLMSNRGDGGDGTSEESVNDDEDDDDEDSGGTGGVGSVRTVSPNIIAGSLSMSNHHHHNHHHHQLQQHQQHQHRKSFPPPVKVIRTTPSAGMTASMTTSTSTWKPADEMIGVSVPRKARSATKRSHEWASSGGGGVGVLGGEQIHRQASTSPVRTGVTGALTSPSPAPASPSSSSASMRKKMKPNANGTKQRPPKSSSKSSSSAQEEIEIEIAEVLYGMMRQPQVPSKQEIIGNDSAKFDSREVNKPNNDSKSVVSSPISISPSTLPQSSSILPSYSSSSATPMSAIAPKRKRPRPVKYEDENTTTTTPPPPIFPPRHSSISSTTTKVEIDQPAKVEATSPNLEKNSGPVAENDSGACDLMSSSKAGPVSSELVQAEPVKEEKNNLALDSKPSTEESESRDIGIGNKEESQSPKKESLSSPADNPSSAGLPLDDEREKSTVTKANSTVCENESQREEKFQIDLMAPPPSRSSPEREGETDVGASDPKPVAADVELEMKSLVNEDDKRMKIGKGDVNVEVEDNNKKAQPSAEEADSQKPVVNKERNLDLQLDLEKSDRDSGSGSVSGNKLNHHVQKLHHQHPSVEKTAHSGSLPLPMSIASWPGGLPPMGYMAPLQGVVSMEGSAVSSAAIQPPHLLFSQPRPKRCATHCYIARNIHKHQQMMKMNAFWPAAPGSASLYGPKACNLNVVPPSELHGNIPGRGVNSVQEKGQGLAIFPGHVCKDKSSTAANNMVDAAQRKQIMLQQALPPGAPNNIMQGPAFIFPLNQQAAAASVRPGYVKSPPAACSTAASSTSNSALLSATPAGATAAPAFSFNYPNITGNETQYLAILQNNPYPFPIPAHVGAPPAYRGNHAQPMPFIHGSFYSSSQMLHPSQLQQQQQQQPPTQFQQSQQGHQNTSMSSGSSSSQKNLQNQQQRSHGGDVSSGSGNSQVFHASKKDSPHPLQLWQQQQQPSQNDSHQPRQLDGESDGKDGPSTATDSRVSRSNMNIYGQNFAMPVQPSNFALMTAASMNSGGNYGEKKQQTQQQSQQLGSKAGVEPLASQAFAMSFSSANGTTAPGLGISSLAPNHAILQSHPGSTRQGYQHIMAAQQKKDNYHAYEEGKRGTHDASNVQEEKKAGKSSGTAGQSIAFSRPNMPDSSDSTLAGKDVIDSSICTLGSAPARTSGPVMPASIVSVNVANAQQQLQRNQQQQLQFGTASAPRSKTPATSNGSAYPDHFHSSSIAAKFSNVLSAYPQNLIQSSSSPAQSPQWKNSVRTTSSQVPSQSLPSTSSLKNISQQQGRPQQSPTQISFAANPKSPQGQQPLSSTPSPSPMMVGSPTTSLSRSAGGSPRTTGSSSTSNKGGQASGLSSQQAKNSPTVPSQKSSPIGGSNVPSVLGNPHISSSSNMGAKPQVALQHQQHQKHSLHQGQLFFPNAYMQAQAQHSPSSTTPATTASAYYVQRQQQTLPLGSSTTSSTSMLSLCSPVTLANSGTTDPAKAVAAAVASNMKGGLASQGLINPAQFASPQSTGKSHQLVPGFPCVHAVPSAVQVKPAEQKQPAGE